In Flavobacterium sp., a single window of DNA contains:
- a CDS encoding PepSY domain-containing protein, whose protein sequence is MTLSFWRYAHLALALFSSIFLLLASVTGIILAIDAAQEKTLPYKVENFDKITLGETLPVLKKNYSEITELNVDYNQFVMLQAMDDDGNDINAYIDPKTGKALGKPVKKSEFIQWVTSFHRSLFLHETGRFFVGVISFCLLLISISGFVLVLKRQRGIRNFFSKVIKEYFTQYYHVLLGRLALIPIFVIALTGTYLSLERFNFFIGEEKAKPVKTELSAEAKKTSVFKTTLLSDVKKIEFPFTDDPEEYYIIELKDREIEVNQVDGTIISEKRSPFTVQLSALSLDLHTGRINGIWAVILAIACLNILFFIYSGFAITLKRRSSRIKNKFKANESTHILLVGSENGSSFRFANAISKQLIDHGKKTFIAELNSFSVYPKAEHIIVFSSTHGLGDAPSNAKKFKALLQKQNQEQKIKFSVVGFGSKSYPDFCGFAIKIDKLLAKQSWAERFLKLQTVNDKSAVEFVEWVKLWSDKAEIPLATTPSLYNHVPKGLQKLMVLDKTPISDTEHTFILTLRANSRTKFASGDLLAIYPANDSRERLYSIGNHSGNVQLVVKLHPKGLGSGFLNNLEIGDTIKARIINNKAFHFPKKASKVAFISNGTGIAPFLGMIEQNKLKKEIHLYSGFRMETPTLSAYKKFARIMIQKEHLENFNVALSREEQRIYVMDLIRRDTAFFIDLLKNDGVIMICGSLAMQKDVETILNELCIENGTKCLLDYKENGQLLTDCY, encoded by the coding sequence ATGACTCTTTCTTTTTGGCGTTATGCACATTTGGCTTTAGCCTTGTTTTCTTCTATATTTCTGCTTTTAGCATCTGTAACCGGAATCATTCTGGCAATTGATGCCGCACAGGAAAAAACACTTCCTTACAAAGTTGAAAATTTTGACAAAATTACTTTAGGAGAAACACTGCCCGTTTTAAAGAAAAACTATTCTGAAATAACAGAATTAAATGTCGATTACAATCAGTTTGTAATGCTTCAGGCAATGGATGATGACGGAAACGACATTAATGCCTACATCGATCCAAAAACCGGAAAAGCATTAGGAAAACCAGTCAAAAAAAGTGAATTTATTCAATGGGTTACAAGTTTTCATCGTTCGCTTTTTCTGCATGAAACCGGGCGTTTTTTTGTGGGCGTAATTTCATTTTGTTTATTATTGATTTCGATTTCCGGATTTGTTCTGGTTTTAAAAAGACAAAGAGGCATCCGTAATTTCTTTTCAAAAGTTATAAAAGAGTATTTTACTCAATATTATCATGTTCTTTTAGGACGTTTGGCTTTAATTCCAATTTTCGTTATTGCGCTTACCGGAACTTATTTATCACTGGAAAGATTCAACTTTTTTATAGGCGAAGAAAAAGCAAAACCTGTAAAAACAGAGCTTTCGGCAGAAGCCAAAAAAACATCGGTATTTAAAACAACGCTTCTTTCTGACGTAAAAAAAATCGAATTTCCATTTACTGATGATCCTGAAGAATATTATATCATAGAACTTAAAGATCGTGAAATTGAAGTAAATCAGGTTGATGGCACAATAATTTCAGAAAAACGTTCGCCTTTTACCGTTCAGCTTTCCGCTTTAAGTCTTGATCTTCATACAGGAAGAATAAACGGAATCTGGGCTGTAATTTTGGCTATTGCCTGCCTTAATATTCTTTTCTTCATTTATTCTGGTTTTGCGATTACTTTAAAAAGGAGATCTAGCCGAATTAAAAATAAATTTAAAGCTAATGAAAGTACTCATATTCTTTTAGTGGGCTCTGAAAATGGAAGTTCTTTTCGGTTTGCCAATGCTATTTCAAAACAACTAATCGACCACGGTAAAAAAACTTTTATTGCTGAATTGAATAGTTTTTCGGTTTATCCAAAAGCAGAACATATTATCGTTTTTTCATCTACGCATGGTTTAGGCGATGCTCCTTCTAATGCAAAAAAGTTTAAAGCGCTTTTGCAGAAACAAAATCAGGAACAAAAAATTAAGTTTTCTGTAGTTGGTTTTGGTTCTAAATCGTATCCGGATTTCTGCGGATTTGCCATTAAAATTGATAAACTTTTAGCAAAACAAAGCTGGGCAGAACGTTTTTTAAAATTACAAACCGTGAATGATAAATCGGCAGTTGAGTTTGTCGAATGGGTAAAATTATGGAGTGATAAAGCTGAAATTCCGCTTGCCACTACTCCATCTTTATACAATCATGTTCCGAAAGGTTTACAGAAATTAATGGTATTGGATAAAACGCCAATTTCGGATACTGAACATACTTTTATTTTAACATTACGTGCCAATAGCAGAACTAAATTTGCTTCGGGCGATTTGCTGGCTATTTATCCCGCGAATGATTCGAGAGAAAGACTTTATTCCATTGGAAATCATTCAGGAAATGTCCAACTGGTTGTAAAACTACATCCAAAAGGATTGGGTTCAGGTTTTTTAAATAATTTAGAAATTGGAGACACAATTAAAGCCAGAATTATCAATAATAAAGCTTTTCATTTTCCGAAGAAAGCTTCAAAAGTGGCTTTTATTTCTAATGGAACCGGAATTGCGCCTTTTCTGGGAATGATTGAACAAAATAAGCTTAAAAAGGAAATTCATCTTTACAGTGGTTTTAGAATGGAAACCCCTACCCTTTCTGCTTATAAAAAGTTTGCCCGAATCATGATTCAGAAAGAGCATCTTGAGAATTTTAACGTGGCCTTATCCCGAGAAGAACAACGCATTTATGTAATGGATTTGATACGAAGAGATACTGCCTTTTTTATTGATTTATTGAAAAATGATGGTGTTATTATGATTTGTGGTTCTCTCGCAATGCAAAAAGATGTTGAAACAATCCTTAATGAATTATGTATTGAAAACGGAACAAAATGCCTTCTGGATTATAAAGAGAATGGACAATTATTAACCGATTGTTATTAG
- a CDS encoding FAD:protein FMN transferase → MHKLSYKILFVFVISFCLSAHSQILRKRTTLLMGGRFDINIVAQDSLTAEQSINEIITEIIRIENLISDWKPDSQVSQVNQNAGIKPIKVDSEVFELTQRAIKLSEITKGGFDISFAAMDRIWKFDGSMTEMPSAEAIKKSVEKVGYKNIILDSVQSTIFLKLKGMKIGFGALGEGYATDKCRTMMITKGIQAGIINGSGDMSTWGKQPNGQPWKIGITNPFKPEKILAVVPLNQGAVTTSGSYEKFVVFNGKRYSHIINPATGYPATGLCSVTVFGPNAETANGLSTSLMVLGQKEGLLLLQKFTEYSCVMITDNGKVIKSKNFIYKL, encoded by the coding sequence ATGCATAAATTGTCCTATAAAATTTTATTTGTTTTTGTAATTAGCTTTTGTTTATCAGCACATTCGCAAATATTACGAAAAAGAACTACCCTGCTTATGGGCGGACGTTTTGATATTAACATTGTTGCCCAAGATTCACTAACTGCCGAACAAAGTATTAATGAAATCATTACAGAAATTATCCGAATTGAAAATTTAATTTCAGACTGGAAACCGGATTCTCAAGTTTCTCAAGTAAACCAAAATGCCGGAATTAAACCGATAAAAGTCGATAGTGAAGTTTTTGAACTTACTCAAAGAGCCATAAAATTATCTGAAATAACAAAAGGTGGTTTTGACATAAGTTTTGCCGCAATGGACAGAATCTGGAAGTTTGACGGATCAATGACCGAAATGCCTTCGGCGGAAGCCATAAAAAAATCGGTTGAAAAAGTAGGCTATAAAAATATCATTCTCGACAGCGTTCAATCGACAATTTTTCTAAAATTAAAAGGAATGAAAATTGGTTTTGGCGCTCTGGGCGAAGGTTACGCAACCGATAAATGTCGTACCATGATGATTACAAAAGGAATTCAAGCCGGAATTATAAACGGTTCCGGAGATATGAGTACCTGGGGAAAACAACCTAACGGACAGCCTTGGAAAATAGGAATTACAAATCCGTTTAAACCTGAAAAAATTTTGGCAGTTGTTCCACTAAATCAAGGAGCTGTGACAACATCCGGCAGTTATGAAAAATTTGTTGTTTTTAACGGAAAACGATATTCGCACATCATAAATCCCGCAACCGGATATCCTGCAACCGGTTTATGCAGCGTTACGGTTTTTGGTCCCAACGCTGAAACTGCGAACGGATTAAGCACTTCCTTAATGGTTTTAGGCCAAAAAGAAGGTTTGCTTTTACTTCAAAAATTTACTGAATATAGCTGTGTAATGATTACTGATAATGGAAAAGTGATTAAGTCTAAAAATTTTATTTATAAGTTATAA
- a CDS encoding Pr6Pr family membrane protein, whose translation MEKENITKRQILPAIIFALELYALPMQFYLLLNGSAFSFFSAAVRFFSFFTITTNTIVFICTAVLLFGRKFKINSFFSKCTTITAVTVYILIVGIVFNLLLRSIVNLEGQHRIVSEIFHSIVPVLFFIYWLFFISPEKISYRIILLWLIYPVIYIIFTLFHGIATNFYPYPFIDVTKLGFKTAIRNGLFVLIAFVILSIILILISKMRAKKAH comes from the coding sequence ATGGAAAAAGAAAATATCACGAAAAGACAAATTTTGCCGGCTATAATTTTTGCTTTAGAATTATACGCATTGCCAATGCAGTTTTATTTATTATTAAACGGATCAGCATTTTCGTTTTTCAGCGCTGCAGTTCGCTTTTTTAGTTTCTTTACCATTACAACAAACACTATTGTTTTCATTTGTACTGCAGTATTGCTATTTGGCAGAAAATTCAAAATCAATTCTTTTTTCTCAAAATGTACCACCATTACGGCTGTTACAGTTTATATTCTGATTGTTGGAATTGTTTTTAATTTACTGCTTCGTTCTATAGTAAATTTAGAAGGACAGCATCGTATTGTAAGTGAAATTTTCCATAGCATTGTGCCTGTTTTATTTTTTATTTACTGGCTGTTTTTTATCAGCCCCGAAAAAATCTCTTATAGGATTATTTTGCTTTGGCTGATTTATCCGGTTATCTATATAATTTTTACGTTATTTCACGGAATCGCAACTAATTTTTATCCGTATCCTTTTATCGATGTTACTAAATTAGGTTTTAAAACAGCCATTAGAAACGGTCTTTTTGTTTTAATAGCATTTGTGATTTTATCAATTATACTGATTTTGATTTCGAAAATGAGAGCTAAAAAAGCACATTGA
- a CDS encoding sugar-binding domain-containing protein, whose product MVKKITLAFAIMLSVSIFAQKQVRIVEDFNKNWNFKLGDYPEAINAKFNVSDWRTLQLPHDWSIEGAFDKDAKTKQAQGFLPAGKGWYRKTFTIPANWKNKTVSIEFDGVFKNSEVFINGKSVGIRPNGYISFGYDLSQYLSFGKENVIALKVDNDSQPNSRWYTGSGIYRNVRLIASEKLHVGKWGTFVTTPEVSAEKSKIHLEVTIDNDNVSVKEFKLVTSIVNAENKEVANFTSIEKIGAKTSEKKIHNLEIKQQKLWNTENPYLYKVITKVYEKSKLVDNYETPLGFRYFNFDSEKGFSLNGVPTKIYGVCLHHDNGALGAVENIHAVRRKLTLMKEMGANAIRMSHNPHSLEMMQLCDEMGFIVQDEAFDVWKKKKVTNDYHKDWDAWHKQDLEDFIKRDRNHPSVMMWSIGNEIREQFDSTGIAITRELAKIVKSLDVTRPVTSALTENVIEKNFIYQSGALDLLGFNYKHEDYKDFPTKFKGQKILASESVSALETRGHYDQSDNIKAWPTKHGAPFDGNADWTVSAYDQVKSYWGATHEENWKTIKSQDFMAGTFIWTGFDYIGEPDPYPYPARSSYFGIVDLAGLPKDVYYMYQSEWSKKTVLHILPHWNWTKDQEINVWAYYNNADEVELFLNGKSLGKKSKQNDDLHIEWKVKFEPGTLKAVSRKNGKVVLEKEIHTAGQASKIDLKGDKTSIKNDTYDLVYITVSMLDKDGNLVPNAMDLINFEVTGGGKLVGVDNGYQANLESFKANSCKLFNGKCVVIIQSNGKKDNVQLKATTSNLQPSAIEVKVNQISQSHRSTKIF is encoded by the coding sequence ATGGTTAAGAAAATTACGCTTGCATTTGCAATCATGCTTTCAGTTTCAATTTTTGCACAAAAACAAGTCAGAATTGTAGAAGACTTCAACAAAAACTGGAACTTTAAATTAGGAGATTATCCTGAAGCAATAAATGCCAAATTCAATGTTTCTGATTGGAGAACGCTACAATTACCGCACGATTGGAGTATCGAAGGCGCTTTTGATAAAGATGCTAAAACCAAACAAGCACAGGGATTTTTACCGGCTGGAAAAGGCTGGTATCGTAAAACATTTACTATTCCTGCGAATTGGAAAAACAAAACAGTCTCAATTGAATTTGATGGTGTTTTTAAGAATAGTGAAGTTTTTATCAATGGAAAATCAGTAGGCATTCGTCCAAATGGTTATATTTCTTTTGGATATGATTTGTCTCAATATTTGAGCTTTGGAAAAGAAAATGTTATTGCTTTAAAAGTAGATAATGATTCTCAGCCTAATTCGAGATGGTACACGGGTTCTGGGATTTATAGAAATGTAAGATTAATTGCGAGCGAAAAACTGCACGTTGGAAAATGGGGAACTTTTGTTACTACGCCAGAAGTTTCAGCAGAAAAATCAAAAATACATTTAGAAGTTACCATTGATAATGATAATGTTTCTGTTAAAGAATTTAAGCTCGTTACTTCGATTGTAAATGCAGAAAATAAAGAAGTTGCCAATTTTACTTCAATAGAAAAAATCGGAGCTAAAACGTCTGAGAAAAAGATTCATAATTTAGAAATAAAACAGCAAAAATTATGGAATACAGAAAATCCGTATTTGTATAAAGTTATTACTAAAGTTTACGAGAAATCGAAATTGGTTGATAATTATGAAACACCGCTTGGATTTAGATATTTTAATTTCGATTCAGAAAAAGGTTTTTCATTAAATGGTGTTCCAACCAAGATTTACGGAGTTTGTCTGCATCATGATAATGGTGCTTTAGGAGCGGTAGAAAACATTCATGCCGTTAGAAGAAAACTGACTTTGATGAAAGAAATGGGAGCAAACGCTATTAGAATGTCTCATAATCCACATTCTTTGGAAATGATGCAATTGTGTGACGAAATGGGATTCATTGTTCAGGACGAAGCTTTTGACGTTTGGAAAAAGAAAAAAGTAACCAACGATTACCACAAAGATTGGGATGCTTGGCACAAACAAGATTTAGAAGATTTTATCAAAAGAGATCGCAATCATCCGTCGGTGATGATGTGGAGTATAGGGAACGAAATCAGAGAACAGTTTGATTCGACTGGAATTGCGATTACAAGAGAATTGGCGAAAATTGTAAAATCTTTAGACGTAACGCGTCCTGTAACTTCTGCTTTGACCGAAAATGTAATCGAGAAGAATTTTATTTACCAATCTGGAGCTTTAGATCTTTTAGGTTTCAATTACAAACATGAAGATTATAAAGATTTTCCAACTAAATTTAAAGGACAGAAAATATTAGCTTCAGAAAGTGTTTCAGCTTTAGAAACGCGCGGACATTATGATCAATCGGATAATATTAAAGCTTGGCCAACAAAACACGGTGCTCCGTTTGACGGAAATGCAGATTGGACCGTTTCGGCTTACGATCAGGTAAAATCATATTGGGGCGCTACACACGAAGAAAACTGGAAAACAATTAAAAGTCAGGATTTCATGGCGGGAACTTTTATCTGGACAGGTTTTGATTATATCGGAGAACCTGATCCGTATCCATATCCTGCAAGAAGTTCGTATTTCGGAATCGTCGATTTAGCTGGACTTCCAAAAGATGTGTATTATATGTACCAAAGCGAATGGTCGAAGAAAACAGTTCTGCATATTTTACCGCATTGGAACTGGACAAAAGATCAGGAAATTAATGTTTGGGCGTATTACAATAATGCCGATGAAGTAGAATTATTCTTAAACGGAAAATCGCTTGGCAAAAAATCAAAACAAAATGATGATTTGCATATTGAATGGAAAGTGAAGTTTGAGCCAGGAACTTTAAAAGCCGTTTCCAGAAAGAACGGAAAAGTGGTTTTAGAAAAAGAAATTCATACAGCAGGACAAGCTTCTAAAATAGATTTAAAAGGGGATAAAACGTCTATCAAAAATGATACTTACGATTTGGTTTACATTACGGTTTCAATGCTTGACAAAGACGGAAACTTAGTGCCAAACGCCATGGATTTAATCAATTTTGAAGTAACAGGTGGAGGAAAATTAGTCGGAGTTGATAATGGATATCAAGCCAATTTAGAGTCGTTTAAAGCAAATTCTTGTAAGTTGTTTAATGGAAAATGTGTTGTGATTATTCAATCGAATGGAAAGAAAGACAATGTTCAGTTGAAAGCGACGACTTCTAATTTACAGCCTTCTGCAATTGAAGTTAAAGTGAATCAAATCTCACAAAGTCACAGATCCACAAAGATTTTTTAA